GGGAGTCTGACTCATCAGGCTTGTTACTCGCTCATAATGTGAACTCAAAAGAGGAGGTCGACACGCTGTTGGCACATGCAGTTGAGGCGGGAGCCACACTTACGAGACCGGCTGCCGACTTTTCATGGGGTGGCTATGGCGGAGTTTTTAAAGATCTCGACGGTCACTTGTGGGAAATTGTTTTCAATCCAAAAGCACCATTTCAAGCGTAATAGGCTCTGTTCAACTACGCTGTAACAACATAGGAACTGAGGAAAGAGTATGCGCAGTTTTTTAATCGGATTGGTGCTGGCATTTATAGCCACGCCGGCATTGGCAAAAATTGAAACGAGTTATCACGAATATCAGGTAGGTGGGGAGACCATGCGGGGTTACGTTGCATGGAACTCACGTTTAGAGTCATCGCTCGGTACAGTGATTATTGTACACGACTGGGACGGCCCAAATGACTATGAGAAAGGGCGTGCTGAACAGCTCGCAGCATTGGGGTATACGGCTTTTGCCATTGATGTTTACGGCAAAGATCGACAGCCAACGAGTATGCAAGAGAATCAACAGCGTGCATCTGAAATGTATCAGAACCGAGCCCTATTTCGCGAGCGCTTGATGGGGGCGGTCGCTGAAGTTGGTAATATTCCAGGCGGTACCGAAAACATCATTGCGATGGGTTATTGTTTCGGTGGTGCGGCCGTATTAGAGATGGCGCGGGCTGGTGCTGGTTTGCAAGGTTACGCCTCATTCCACGGTGGTTTAAACCTGCCTGAGGGGCAAGATTATGATGCGGTCGATGCGCCTGTAATTGTATTACATGGCTCTGCAGATCCAGTCTCGGGTATGGCCGATGTCGCTGCTCTACTGGATGGCCTTGAGGACGCTGGAGTGTCTCATGAAGCGCATATCTATGGCGGTGCACGTCATTCATTTACGGTGCCGTGGAGCGGTGACTACTTGTTACAAGCAGATCGCGACAGCTGGGACGCACTACTTACCTTCTTCGAGCGAAACTTCTAATCGTTCAATGTGTAAAACGAACGCGCTTCAAGTGGAGCGCGTTCGTTAGAACAAAAATACTTGAGAATGCCATGGCTCCAGCCGCCAACATTGGATTGAGTAACAATCCATAGGCAGGATAGAGGATGCCTGCTGCAATCGGAATTAAACTGACGTTGTAAGCGAATGCCCAAAACAGGTTTTGCTTTATGTTTCGGATCGTAGCTTTACTCAATCGCGTTGCAACGACAACGCGACTCAAGTCAGCTTGCATCAACACAACGTCCGCAGCTTCAATCGCGACATCAGTGCCGGAACCAATTGCTATACCAATGTCGGCAGCCGCGAGTGCGGGGGCATCGTTAATACCATCACCAACAAATGCGATAGTTCCGAATTGAGCTTTTAGTGCTGCAACGGTGTCAACCTTCTGAGCGGGAAGTACCTCTGCTTTCACTTCCTCGATGTTCAATTTACCGGCGACCGCCTGCGCAGTTCCACGGGCATCTCCCGTTATCATCGCAATCCGAATACCCATTCGTTGTAGCTGAGCAATTGCTGCTGAACTCGACTTACGAATTGGATCGGAAATGGCGATAAAGCCAAGTAACTTTTCTTCGGACGCTAGATATATTGGCGTTTTTCCTTCTTGGCTTAACGTCTCGTGGAGATTTGCCAGATTGGCAACATTGATGTTCCTGTCTGCTATAAATTTCTTGGAGCCAAGGAAGAATGTCTCATTCTTGATAACACCCGAAACACCTAAGCCATTGTGAGATTCAAACTCACGTAATTCCTCTAACTCGAGTTTACGGCTCTCTGCTTCAGTAATAATTGCCGCTGCAATCGGATGCTCAGAGCTGTGTTCTAGTGCGTAGGCGAGTGAAAGTAGTTGATCTTTACTGACTTCCTCTGCTGCGATGATGTCGGTAACCTTCGGCTTCCCTTCGGTTAGTGTGCCTGTTTTGTCAAAGGCAATAACTTTGACATCTCGAAGTTGCTGTAAAGCCTCACTCTGGCGAAAAAGCACACCTTCTCTCGCAGCGCGTCCAGTACCAACCATAATCGAGACCGGCGTTGCTAACCCCATAGCACAGGGGCAAGCGATAATAAGAACCGCGACCAGGTTGACGACGGCTAGACTAAAATTCTCGGTCCCTGCAAAAAACAGCCACAACAGAAAAGTAAGCGCAGCGAGTGCCATCACAATGGGGACAAATACAGCGGTCACTTTATCAACGAGCCCTTGAATGGGCAGCCTTGCTCCTTGTGCGCGCTCGACCAGTTGGATTATCTGTGCAAGTACCGTATCGCTGCCTAATTCAGTCGCTTTGAAAGTAAGTGTGCTGTTGGTATTCAAGGTGCCACCGACCACTTTGTCACCTGCTTGCTTATAGACTGGCTGTGGCTCACCTGTCAGCATTGATTCGTCGACATAGCTTTTGCCTTCGGTGACTTCCCCATCGACCGCAACTCGTTCACCCGGGCGTACCTGAATGAGGTCGCCTTTATGCAATTGCTCAAGTGCACGGGTCCGCGCTTGCCCGTTTTCTATAACTCGAGCTGTCTTACTCTGAAGATCAAGAAGTTTACGAACCGCATCGCCAGTCTGATTCTTTGCACGCGTTTCGAGCCAACGTCCAAGAAGAATCAGCGTGACAATTACGGCAGCGGCTTCAAAGTAAACGTTGACGGTTTGTTGTGGCAGCAGATTAGGCGCAAAAGTAGCCACACTTGAAAATATCCAGGCAGAACTGGTACCCAAGGCGACAAGCGTGTTCATTTCAGGGGCTGCGCGAAGTAGTGCGGGCACACCGATTATAAAAAACTGTCGACCAGGAATCGCAAGAACTAAGGTGGTTAAAGTAAATTGTATAAGCCAGCTGGCCTGTTGACCTATCGTGTTAGCTAGAAAATGGTGAAAGGCCGGAACCAGATGACTTCCCATTTCGAGCACGAACACGGGTAGAGTCAGTGCGAAAGCAAGTAAAAATTGTCGTCTAATCTTCGCTAGTTTTTTACTTTGTTCTTGTTTTGTGTCTGTCTTTTGTTGGTCTCGTAAATAAGCTTTGTAGCCTGCCTGCGAAATGACTTTTTCAATAGCTTCAACACTTATTACGTCTTCGAGTAATTCGATGCTTACGGTCTCATTGGCTAGGTTCACACGCGCTTCTATAACGCCCATTTGTGTAGCCAAGGCCGACTCTATTTTTTGTACACAGGAGGCACAATGCATTCCTTCAACAGCAAACGACAACCGTTCACTTCGCGTGGGGTAACCAGCACTTTTTAAAGCTTCTGCAATTGCATTTGCTGAGAGCGACTCATCACCGCGAATGGTCGCTTTTTCGCTCGCAAGATTTACCTCAGCACTGTGGACGTGTTCAACACGCTCCAAGGCAACTTCTGCTCGTTTCACACAACCCGCGCAGCTCAACCCTGTGACAGGAATCGAAAACTCTCGGGACTCACCCTGTGCCATTAGATCCTCGCTTATTCAGTGGCAACGATCCTTGTAACAAATAGAAACGTGATTTCACTTGTGCCGCTCTATACAAATGAATAACGTAGGTACAGGATAAACAAAAGGAGACAACTTGTGTATAGCGATAAGGATTTAGAGCAGGCAGCACAATCGGGAATATTTAAGCACTCTCAGGTAGCAGAGTTTAAAGAATGGGCGCAAGGTCCGCGATCAGAGGCATCCTTGAACCTCGCCGATGAAGAGCAGTTTAGGCTCGTTTCAGGGTTTAACGATATATTCGTCGTGATCGCCGCAACTTTGTTATTACTGGCCGTGAGTATGATTGGAAATGTCATTCATGATGCTATGAGTGGGGTTTTTGTTGCGGTCAGCGCATGGGCATTGGCAGAGTATTTTGTGCGCCAGAAGCGTATGGCATTGCCCGCCATTGTACTCATGCTTTGGTTTGTTGGGGGCGTTGCAGAAATAGGCTTCAGGGCGATCAGCAATACTGATTTTTCTCCAATCGGAGCTAGTGGGCTTGCGTTGATCGCTGCCTATCTACATTGGCGCCGTTTTAAGGTGCCAATCACGATTGCGGCCATTGCCGGAGCGGCAGTTGCATTGCTTGTTACCTTATCCATTGTGGTTTTTGCGCTCAACGAAAACGCGATTTACCCAGTAACATTACTCACGGGTACCGGCGTTTTTATTCTAGCAATGTACTGGGATATGCAAGATCTTGAGCGCGTCACACGCAAATCAGACGTTGCTTTTTGGTTACATTTGCTTGCGGCGCCTCTGGTTGTGCACTCCATTTTCATGAGTTTGGGAATCACGATGAGTGCGACGAGTGTGAGCTGGTTTGAAGCGTTGGTCGTGCTGATTACTTATCTATTCATTGCTGTTGTTTCTATTGCAGTCGATCGACGCGCGCTGATGGTTTCATCACTAATTTACGTGTTGATTACTTTTTCGCAGTTACTCAAAGATGTGGGCGTGGTGAGTTTAAGTTTTGCTGTGACAGCCTTTTTGGTAGGAGGAACACTGCTCGTTCTTTCTATATTCTGGCATCAAGTGAGAGCAAGAGTGGTCGGGTTGCTACCGGAGACTTTCCAGCAGCAACTCGTACCCGTAAGAGCCGGCGATTAAGCCGGCTCACATTGTGGTCTAGAAGCTATACTGAACACCAAATAAGGCGGTTTGTGGCTTGTTCGGACGAGCACCATGCGGTGAACGTGCAACAATTTCTTGATTATCAAACACATTTTCGAGTTTGAAGTACACAGTCATATCTTGATTCAACGCATAGCGGCTCACGAAATCTGTCACCACCAGCGAATCTGTCCGATCGAATTCGCTGTTGGTGCGATTACAACCGACAGATACACACATCTCATCGATGTACTTCACCACTACGTAATTTACCCACCCCTGATTGTTATCGAGTGTTACGCGTAACGCGAGCGTGTTTTCTGGCACATCATTTAGTTGGTCGCCACTCTGAAGCCCTGTCACAGCGTTATTCTCGCTAATTTCAGCTTGGGTGTAGGTGTATGTAAAGTCGACTGGAATCAGGAAGTCACCTGCAGCAAACGTGTTGCTTACTTGGAATTCTAAACCACGAACTTCAGATTCACCGAGCACGTAGGTGCCAGACTCAGCGCCATTGTCACATGGGTTTGCAATCGAGCATAACTGTGTGGTGTCACTAAAGTCGCTGTAAAAACCAATGGCCTCAATATACAGCGCGTCCTGACGGAAACGAACACCTGCCTCGTAGTTGATGCTTGTTTCAGGTTCTTGGTTTGCCGTTGCGCCGCCACCTAAAGGAGAGAACCCTTTGTGGGCACCTGCAAGAATCTGCCAATTGTTATTCACATCATAGGTAAATGACGCGCCTGGCAACCAAAGGTCTGTCTTATTTGAACGGAAGCTCGGCGTGTCGGTGCGCTCTGGTGTCGCAAACTGACGACGAGATGATTCAACGTCTTCATAGCGTAAAGCTAAATTTAGCGTTAGCGCTTCACTTACTTGCCATTGGTCGGTTACCCAGAAACTAAATGCTTCGGCCTTCTCGATGCGGTTATCTCCGCCCGTTGGTTGAATAAATGAATCGAATACTAAGCTGCCATTTACTTGATCGTATACTTCCTTCAGTTGGTAACGATTCATGTCATCTTCATGGCTGCGCATACCGACTACGAAGCTATGATCGCCCCAAACGATATCTGAACTTAATTCGATACCTTGCGAGCCATAGGCGCGATTGCCATGGGTATAAGTCACGTCTTCAAGATCGACCGTGCCATCAAGAATCGCCTGTGCCGTTGCATCTCCAGCATTTGCCGAACGCACAAGACCGTTCACAACGCCTGCCTTAAACCAGTCCCGATGAAAGTTGTTGTTGTACGCAACGGCTGCTAATGAAATTGCATCAGACAGTTCGAATTCGTAATGTACACTCACCGAGTCGTGGTGGTTTGTCATTTGATCAATATCAGACAAACCGTAGCGGCGATTCGGATCTTCTGCAAAATCTGCGTCGGTAAGACCCGCGTACGTTTCATTCGATGTTTCTTCAGAGTAGTGCACCTTCAGCAGAAGACTCTGACGCTCACCCGTCCAGAGGAATTTTCCTACATAATCTTCGATACCAAAGCCTGTGTCTCTATTTGAGCGATCGATGTCTTTAAAGCCTTGGCTATTGCGTTGAGAAGTTTCTAGTAAGTAGCCAAACGTACCGTCATAATCACCTACAAAGGCATGTGTTTCATGCGTGCCGTGATCACCGAATTGGGTCAATATCTGACCGCCAAAAGAATCAGGGATTGGCGTAGTGACAAGGTTAACAACACCGCCCGTAGTTTGCGGACCATAACGGAGCAAGGGCGCGCCTTTAAGAATCTCAATAGAGTTCATGCGAAAGGCAGTTGGAAAATAATAAGCTGCTGGGTTGGAGTAGGGGGCTGGCGCCATCATAATGCCATCTTCAAGAAGTGTTACTTTGCTCACACGGCCAGCCGTAGCAGCACGAATGCCAATGTTAGGACGCAAACCAAATCCATCTTCTTCTCGAATATAAATACCGGGAACAGTTTTCAGCACTTGGTGAATATCGGTTACCGTTTCAATTTCCATTTGCTCAGGATCAACGACCGCGCTCGAGCCCGCGATATCACGCGCTTGATCTTTACTGCCGATGATTTGAATTCGTTCAACAACTGTTTCACTTTCGGCTTCTTCTGCAACAACAGGAGCTGCAAGAATCGCAAGAATAGCCGTTGCCAAGGTGCTTTTACGCATTAACTTACTCCGCATCAATATAAATGAGATTGTTATTAAGAATCGTTTTTATTAAGAACGGAGCGGATGTTACAGAAAATGAGAATAGTTCGCAATACCTGAATGGGGTCAGAGGATTTTTTCCTCTGACCCCATTCGTTTTTTAGAGCGATGGGGATGTACTGGAAGGGTAGCGAGCTTTGATTCGCAAAGTCTCGAAGGCATGGATGGTGAAAACCGTGATTGGGGTCAGAGGAAAAGATCCTCTGACTCCATTCGTTTTTTTGAAGCAATGGTAATGTAGCTGGAAGGGTAGCGAATCAAAGCTCGCTATCCTTCATGGCATTTCGTGCGTCCGAAAGTGCTCCTGGCACTTTTGCCGAACCAGAACGGTGGTTCTCATCAGGCTTCTGAATTTCAAATACAAAAAAACCGCCACAAGGGCGGTTACTTTGTATTTGGTGCCCAGAGGCGGAATCGAACCACCGACACGGGGATTTTCAATCCCCTGCTCTACCAACTGAGCTATCTGGGCGTAACTTTACAGCGGGCGGTATTAAACGGTTTTTCCGCACGGCTGTCAAGCCACGTTTGCAATTATTCTCGAATTTGACCATTCCCAGTCACTACAAACTTCTCCGTAGTGAGAGATTGCAAACCCATCGGGCCGTAGGCATGTAGCTTACTCGTAGAGATCCCAATCTCCGCGCCTAAACCTAATTGCCCGCCGTCTGAGAATCTCGAGGAGGTATTCCACATCGTAACTGCAGAATCAATGTCTGCGATAAAGCGTTTCGCGGTGGCTTCATTTTCCGTACAGATAACGTCGGTGTGACCGCTTGAGAATTGCTCTAGGTGCTCAATCGCATGGTTGTAGTCTTTCACTACACGGACAGCAATCTCCAGCGCTAAATACTCAACCCCAAAATCTTCATCTGCGATAGCACTCGCATCATTGAAAAACTCGATTGAGTTCTTACAAGCGTGAACTTTCACCTTCTTTTCCGCCAAGGCGTTCGCCACCATGGGAAGAAACTTTTCAGCAACTTCGGCATGCACTAAGAGGCCCTCTAGGGCATTACACACGCCGGTACGCTGCGTTTTACCGTTCAGTAACAGCGCCAGTGCTTTGTCTAAGTCCGCATCTTTGTCTACGTAGAGGTGGCACACCCCTTTGTAATGTTGAATCACAGGAATCTTACTATTGTCACTTACGTAATGAATCAGGCCTTCGCCCCCACGTGGAATAACCAAGTCAATGAAGTCTTTTTGCTGCAGTAATTCCGCCATGAGGTCGCGATCTGGGGTTGGTACCACGGTAAGTACGTCTCTATTAATGCCCGAAGCCTCGAGTGCCTCATGCATTGCTTCTGCAATTACTTTCGACGTACCAATCGCCTCTCTACCGCAACGCAGAATCACCGCATTACCCGATTTGAAACAAAGCGCGCCTGCATCGGCAGTGACGTTAGGTCTTGCTTCGTAAATCATACAAATCACACCGAGAGGAATACGCATTTTGTCGATACGCATTCCGTTTGGACGCTCTTCTAAGAGATAGCTATCCCCCACAGGATCGGGCAGCGCAATAATCTCTTCAATGGCCTTCGCCATGTCTTCTACTCGACCTTCATCAAGAGCGAGTCGATCCATCATCGCATCGTCCAGACCTTTTTCTTGGCCTGCTAATAAATCTTCCTTATTCGCCGCTAAAATAGCCCCGGTGTGCTTCCGAATAGCGTCTGCCATGCGTTGCAATGCAGCGTTCTTTTTCTCGGTTGAAAGTGTTGCAATCGTGCGCGCAGCTTTGGCTGCACGCTCTGAAATTTGTCTTGCTAATTCGTTATTCATACTTTGCTCCATATCATTAGATCGTCGCGGTGTATTACTTCGCTAATCGGGCTGTAGCCGTAGGTTTCAGCAATCTTGCTGTCGGTTTGTCCCTTGAGGTGCAAAAGTTCATGTGAGCTGTAACGGCAAATACCCTTTGCGATAGTCTCGGTATTTTCGGCGCTACGCACCAACACAGCATCACCTCGATTGAAATTACCCTGAATATCAACAATACCCGTTGTTAGAAGAGATGCGCCGTCGTCACGGATTGCTTCTACAGTGCGTGAATCGACCAAAATTTCACCTTGCGCTATGAGCGTATGGCGCAGCCAATGCTTCTTGTTACTTAACGGGTTTTCTTTGGCTCTAAACAATGTGCCTGGATTCTCGTTGCGTAGCAGTACTTCAAACTTAGTACCCTTACGACCGTTAAGAATGTAAGTGTCGATGCCGTGTGCAGTTGCCTTTTCCGCAGCCTCAACTTTAGTGCGCATGCCGCCAGTGCCGACGGCACTCGCAGAACCACCCGCTAAGGCATAAATACTTTGATCAATACTTTCTACTTCCGGTAAAAGTGTGGCGTCGCTGTGTTTATTTGGATCCTTGTCATAAAGGCCATCAATATCTGAGCAAATAAACAAAGCGTCAGCGTCAACGACCGTCGCTACCATGGCAGCTAAATTGTCGTTATCACCTACTTTTAAGTGATCGGTGGCAAGTGCATCATTTTCATTCGCA
This genomic interval from Idiomarinaceae bacterium HL-53 contains the following:
- a CDS encoding glutamate-5-semialdehyde dehydrogenase → MNNELARQISERAAKAARTIATLSTEKKNAALQRMADAIRKHTGAILAANKEDLLAGQEKGLDDAMMDRLALDEGRVEDMAKAIEEIIALPDPVGDSYLLEERPNGMRIDKMRIPLGVICMIYEARPNVTADAGALCFKSGNAVILRCGREAIGTSKVIAEAMHEALEASGINRDVLTVVPTPDRDLMAELLQQKDFIDLVIPRGGEGLIHYVSDNSKIPVIQHYKGVCHLYVDKDADLDKALALLLNGKTQRTGVCNALEGLLVHAEVAEKFLPMVANALAEKKVKVHACKNSIEFFNDASAIADEDFGVEYLALEIAVRVVKDYNHAIEHLEQFSSGHTDVICTENEATAKRFIADIDSAVTMWNTSSRFSDGGQLGLGAEIGISTSKLHAYGPMGLQSLTTEKFVVTGNGQIRE
- a CDS encoding Cu+-exporting ATPase; this translates as MAQGESREFSIPVTGLSCAGCVKRAEVALERVEHVHSAEVNLASEKATIRGDESLSANAIAEALKSAGYPTRSERLSFAVEGMHCASCVQKIESALATQMGVIEARVNLANETVSIELLEDVISVEAIEKVISQAGYKAYLRDQQKTDTKQEQSKKLAKIRRQFLLAFALTLPVFVLEMGSHLVPAFHHFLANTIGQQASWLIQFTLTTLVLAIPGRQFFIIGVPALLRAAPEMNTLVALGTSSAWIFSSVATFAPNLLPQQTVNVYFEAAAVIVTLILLGRWLETRAKNQTGDAVRKLLDLQSKTARVIENGQARTRALEQLHKGDLIQVRPGERVAVDGEVTEGKSYVDESMLTGEPQPVYKQAGDKVVGGTLNTNSTLTFKATELGSDTVLAQIIQLVERAQGARLPIQGLVDKVTAVFVPIVMALAALTFLLWLFFAGTENFSLAVVNLVAVLIIACPCAMGLATPVSIMVGTGRAAREGVLFRQSEALQQLRDVKVIAFDKTGTLTEGKPKVTDIIAAEEVSKDQLLSLAYALEHSSEHPIAAAIITEAESRKLELEELREFESHNGLGVSGVIKNETFFLGSKKFIADRNINVANLANLHETLSQEGKTPIYLASEEKLLGFIAISDPIRKSSSAAIAQLQRMGIRIAMITGDARGTAQAVAGKLNIEEVKAEVLPAQKVDTVAALKAQFGTIAFVGDGINDAPALAAADIGIAIGSGTDVAIEAADVVLMQADLSRVVVATRLSKATIRNIKQNLFWAFAYNVSLIPIAAGILYPAYGLLLNPMLAAGAMAFSSIFVLTNALHLKRVRFTH
- a CDS encoding Fe(3+) dicitrate transport protein; protein product: MRKSTLATAILAILAAPVVAEEAESETVVERIQIIGSKDQARDIAGSSAVVDPEQMEIETVTDIHQVLKTVPGIYIREEDGFGLRPNIGIRAATAGRVSKVTLLEDGIMMAPAPYSNPAAYYFPTAFRMNSIEILKGAPLLRYGPQTTGGVVNLVTTPIPDSFGGQILTQFGDHGTHETHAFVGDYDGTFGYLLETSQRNSQGFKDIDRSNRDTGFGIEDYVGKFLWTGERQSLLLKVHYSEETSNETYAGLTDADFAEDPNRRYGLSDIDQMTNHHDSVSVHYEFELSDAISLAAVAYNNNFHRDWFKAGVVNGLVRSANAGDATAQAILDGTVDLEDVTYTHGNRAYGSQGIELSSDIVWGDHSFVVGMRSHEDDMNRYQLKEVYDQVNGSLVFDSFIQPTGGDNRIEKAEAFSFWVTDQWQVSEALTLNLALRYEDVESSRRQFATPERTDTPSFRSNKTDLWLPGASFTYDVNNNWQILAGAHKGFSPLGGGATANQEPETSINYEAGVRFRQDALYIEAIGFYSDFSDTTQLCSIANPCDNGAESGTYVLGESEVRGLEFQVSNTFAAGDFLIPVDFTYTYTQAEISENNAVTGLQSGDQLNDVPENTLALRVTLDNNQGWVNYVVVKYIDEMCVSVGCNRTNSEFDRTDSLVVTDFVSRYALNQDMTVYFKLENVFDNQEIVARSPHGARPNKPQTALFGVQYSF
- a CDS encoding Dienelactone hydrolase translates to MRSFLIGLVLAFIATPALAKIETSYHEYQVGGETMRGYVAWNSRLESSLGTVIIVHDWDGPNDYEKGRAEQLAALGYTAFAIDVYGKDRQPTSMQENQQRASEMYQNRALFRERLMGAVAEVGNIPGGTENIIAMGYCFGGAAVLEMARAGAGLQGYASFHGGLNLPEGQDYDAVDAPVIVLHGSADPVSGMADVAALLDGLEDAGVSHEAHIYGGARHSFTVPWSGDYLLQADRDSWDALLTFFERNF
- a CDS encoding glutamate 5-kinase; this translates as MKIPTWRRAVIKVGSALIAPDGKGCSSKYLLAIARFINECRERGQEIVLVSSGSVAAGRHHFKFDENKPIPVVLKKAMAAVGQTQVMESWSRFFDFPCAQVLMTHDDLRDRERYISIRNSVNTLLEQGIMPIANENDALATDHLKVGDNDNLAAMVATVVDADALFICSDIDGLYDKDPNKHSDATLLPEVESIDQSIYALAGGSASAVGTGGMRTKVEAAEKATAHGIDTYILNGRKGTKFEVLLRNENPGTLFRAKENPLSNKKHWLRHTLIAQGEILVDSRTVEAIRDDGASLLTTGIVDIQGNFNRGDAVLVRSAENTETIAKGICRYSSHELLHLKGQTDSKIAETYGYSPISEVIHRDDLMIWSKV